The genomic window GATGCCGGCGCGGCGCAGCTGGCTGATTATGAGCTGTCCCCGCGCGGTATTCACTGGGACGCGCTGGACGAAGACCTGTCGCTTGCGGGGTTACTGAGCGCGGAATCCGTACAGCCCTGAAAACTC from Candidatus Pantoea soli includes these protein-coding regions:
- a CDS encoding DUF2442 domain-containing protein; amino-acid sequence: MDVFITTAHFSNGKMWLQLSDARVLGVPLASFPRLRDAGAAQLADYELSPRGIHWDALDEDLSLAGLLSAESVQP